The following are encoded together in the Deinococcus soli (ex Cha et al. 2016) genome:
- a CDS encoding ABC transporter permease → MGTYALRRVIQMIPLLLVISLLIFGLTALQPGDPVDQLVFGNSNITPEDIARLKASYGLDQPWFTRYFFWLKQAITGNFGYSQDFGIPALEYVFQNRLPNTLLLTVPALIISTLIAVPLGIFSAVRQYSALDYVLTFLAFVAVSAPVFWVGALALYFFAIYLPQLTGGLLSLPPGGLGGDVPPEAGWWAVALDKLKYLLLPLMILMLREIAVTLRFMRANMLETLTQDYVRTARAKGLADRRVLYKHALRNAVTPIVTLLGLSIPGLFGGAVITETVFSWPGMGKAILDALVSKDFNVVMVCLMMLAVLTVVFQLLTDLAYALVDPRIRYA, encoded by the coding sequence ATGGGAACCTACGCATTACGCCGCGTCATCCAGATGATCCCGCTGCTGCTGGTGATCAGCCTGCTGATCTTCGGCCTGACCGCCCTGCAACCCGGCGACCCGGTGGATCAGCTGGTGTTCGGGAACAGCAACATCACCCCGGAGGACATCGCCCGCCTGAAGGCCTCCTACGGCCTGGACCAGCCGTGGTTCACGCGGTACTTCTTCTGGCTCAAGCAGGCCATTACCGGGAACTTCGGCTACTCGCAGGACTTCGGGATTCCCGCGCTGGAGTACGTCTTCCAGAACCGCCTGCCGAACACGCTGCTGCTGACCGTCCCGGCGCTGATCATCAGCACCCTGATCGCCGTGCCGCTGGGTATCTTCAGCGCCGTGCGGCAGTACTCGGCGCTGGACTATGTCCTGACCTTCCTCGCGTTCGTGGCGGTCAGCGCCCCGGTGTTCTGGGTGGGCGCGCTGGCCCTGTACTTCTTCGCGATCTACCTGCCGCAGCTCACGGGGGGGCTGCTGTCCCTGCCGCCGGGTGGGCTGGGCGGTGACGTGCCCCCCGAGGCCGGATGGTGGGCGGTGGCGCTGGACAAGCTGAAGTACCTGCTGCTGCCGCTGATGATCCTGATGCTGCGCGAGATCGCCGTGACGCTGCGCTTCATGCGCGCCAACATGCTCGAGACCCTCACGCAGGATTACGTGCGCACCGCGCGCGCCAAGGGCCTCGCCGACCGCCGGGTGCTGTACAAGCATGCGCTGCGAAACGCCGTGACGCCCATCGTGACCCTGCTGGGCCTGAGTATCCCCGGCCTGTTCGGCGGGGCCGTCATCACGGAGACCGTGTTCTCCTGGCCCGGCATGGGCAAGGCCATCCTGGACGCGCTGGTCAGCAAGGACTTCAACGTGGTCATGGTCTGCCTGATGATGCTGGCCGTCCTGACCGTGGTGTTCCAGCTGCTGACCGATCTCGCCTACGCCCTCGTTGACCCCCGGATCCGGTACGCCTGA
- a CDS encoding HesB/IscA family protein — translation MTATTTPETSGGVPARDITISEFGAQKALGILQNSGKENAGVRVFIKSGGCSGYQYGMAIDDRELEGDLIVVDRGVKLLVDRMSLPLLRGSEVDFVENMMGGGFTVHNPNATSACGCGSSFRTDGAQSPDGEGSGGCGSH, via the coding sequence ATGACCGCGACCACCACCCCCGAAACCAGCGGCGGCGTGCCCGCCCGTGACATCACCATCAGCGAATTCGGCGCCCAGAAAGCCCTGGGTATCCTGCAGAACAGCGGCAAGGAGAACGCCGGCGTGCGCGTGTTCATCAAGAGCGGCGGCTGCAGCGGCTACCAGTACGGCATGGCCATTGACGACCGCGAACTCGAAGGCGACCTGATCGTCGTGGACCGCGGCGTGAAACTGCTCGTGGACCGCATGAGCCTGCCCCTGCTGCGCGGCAGCGAGGTGGACTTCGTCGAGAACATGATGGGCGGCGGCTTCACCGTACACAACCCCAACGCCACCTCCGCGTGCGGCTGCGGGTCCTCATTCCGGACCGATGGCGCGCAGTCCCCGGACGGCGAGGGTTCTGGCGGCTGCGGCAGCCACTGA
- a CDS encoding peptide ABC transporter substrate-binding protein, translated as MKKTLALTAFLLGAALAGPANNSLVVGTSQEPPNIYDPWNTNNLAITSEINGYMGAGLTYQDDNGDTKADIATRVPTLANGDYKVVKDSKGDVIRNSVTYTIRKDAKWSDGAPIKVADFQFWLKLENDDRVPVPSRDPWDRAKITVNDTDTFTITFEPPYLFADQVSPGLAPSHIMGSAWNAFDAKTKNEKDAKVVNEEWKKFISSFTTARNLPKVVAGPFKPTAWRAGNSLTMTRNAVYWNQPKNPENYVQTVTYRFIPNTNTLKVNILSGQLDAVSAVGLTFDQGTDLARNERSKYKTYFVPGAVWEHIDINARGQRAKDLDLDDPRMRQALLYAIDRDALTKALFQGKQAVSNSWIGPVSKLYKKDVNDYNVNVARAKQLFAALGWTPGSDGVLQKGGKKLTLNFSTTAGNSTRERVQQILQAQWKAVGVQVNIQNYPASVIFGPDFLSKGESGKWDMAMYAWSNNPVFEEGNLWKSEGIPTAANGYSGQNNPGWSNAEYDKLYKQARVEFNQADRIKLFDRMQAIWNTEVPALPLYFRVNVYTKVPGLVNYTFSAITQYPSWNAANIGWASKGAVEEYKQK; from the coding sequence ATGAAGAAGACCCTTGCCCTCACTGCATTCCTGCTCGGCGCGGCCCTGGCCGGTCCCGCCAACAACAGTCTCGTTGTCGGCACCTCACAGGAACCGCCGAACATCTACGACCCCTGGAACACCAACAACCTCGCCATCACCAGCGAGATCAACGGCTACATGGGTGCGGGCCTGACCTACCAGGACGACAACGGTGACACCAAGGCCGATATCGCCACCCGCGTTCCCACCCTCGCCAACGGCGACTACAAGGTCGTCAAGGACAGCAAGGGCGACGTGATCCGCAACAGCGTCACGTACACCATCCGCAAGGACGCCAAGTGGAGTGACGGCGCGCCCATCAAGGTCGCCGACTTCCAGTTCTGGCTGAAGCTGGAAAACGACGACCGCGTGCCCGTGCCCAGCCGCGACCCCTGGGACCGCGCCAAGATCACCGTGAACGACACCGACACCTTCACGATCACCTTCGAGCCGCCCTACCTGTTCGCCGATCAGGTCAGCCCCGGCCTGGCGCCCAGCCACATCATGGGCAGCGCCTGGAACGCCTTTGACGCCAAGACGAAAAACGAGAAGGACGCCAAGGTCGTCAATGAGGAGTGGAAGAAGTTCATCTCGTCGTTCACCACCGCCCGGAACCTGCCCAAGGTCGTCGCCGGTCCGTTCAAACCCACCGCGTGGCGTGCCGGGAACAGCCTGACCATGACCCGCAACGCGGTCTACTGGAACCAGCCGAAGAACCCTGAGAACTACGTGCAGACCGTCACGTACCGCTTTATCCCGAACACCAACACCCTGAAGGTGAACATCCTGTCCGGGCAGCTTGACGCCGTCAGCGCCGTCGGCCTGACCTTCGACCAGGGCACGGACCTCGCCCGCAACGAACGCAGCAAGTACAAGACGTACTTCGTGCCCGGCGCCGTCTGGGAGCACATCGACATCAACGCCCGCGGCCAGCGCGCCAAGGACCTCGACCTCGACGATCCCCGCATGCGTCAGGCGCTGCTGTACGCCATCGACCGTGACGCCCTGACCAAGGCGCTGTTCCAGGGCAAGCAGGCCGTGTCCAACAGCTGGATCGGCCCGGTCAGCAAGCTGTACAAGAAAGACGTCAACGACTACAACGTGAACGTCGCCCGCGCCAAGCAGCTGTTCGCGGCGCTCGGCTGGACGCCCGGCAGTGACGGCGTGCTGCAGAAAGGCGGCAAGAAACTCACCCTGAATTTCTCCACCACCGCCGGGAACAGCACCCGCGAGCGCGTGCAGCAGATCCTCCAGGCGCAGTGGAAGGCCGTGGGCGTGCAGGTGAACATCCAGAACTACCCCGCCAGCGTCATCTTCGGACCGGACTTCCTGAGCAAGGGCGAGAGCGGCAAGTGGGACATGGCCATGTACGCCTGGTCGAACAACCCCGTCTTCGAGGAAGGCAACCTCTGGAAGAGCGAGGGCATCCCCACCGCCGCCAACGGCTACTCCGGCCAGAACAACCCTGGCTGGAGCAACGCCGAGTACGACAAGCTGTACAAGCAGGCGCGCGTGGAGTTCAACCAGGCCGACCGCATCAAGCTCTTCGACCGCATGCAGGCCATCTGGAACACTGAGGTGCCCGCCCTGCCGCTGTACTTCCGCGTGAACGTGTACACCAAGGTCCCGGGCCTCGTGAACTACACCTTCAGCGCCATCACGCAGTACCCCAGCTGGAACGCCGCGAACATCGGCTGGGCCAGCAAGGGCGCCGTCGAGGAGTACAAGCAGAAGTAA
- a CDS encoding cytochrome b: protein MNQWLDDRLHISRLNDKFLRKAFPVHHSFFLGEITLFSLIVLIITGILLALAYEPSNSLVVNSFDPGTKADPNLVPAAYHSALKINAMPFGDMLRRIHHWMANIMVAAAVIHMMRIYFTGAFKKPREINWWIGMLLLIFASLTAVTGYILPYDNYAYNTVSVIYAITKSVPWVGDWLAQAAFAGRFPGEGIIPRIYGYHIMLLPGILLALTGAHMLIMIKQKHTQPQYAKRLAYKKIVGVPLMTQQTPIMLMLALLFTGLVVLFAAFIPVHPVEYYGPPSPDPISGIKPDWYLLWVFGALAIIPGFELEVLGGVISAEFVGAMVFPGIIMAAMFAVPMLDRSKDNMYYAENPTNHPVRLGAGVAFLVMMIVLSVAGYKIELIQSGILSSANANTILWILTIGLPAISYFATIGIVRLIRAIREADERDALAHAHADD, encoded by the coding sequence ATGAACCAGTGGCTGGATGACCGTCTGCACATCTCGCGCCTGAACGACAAGTTCCTGCGCAAGGCCTTCCCGGTGCATCACTCCTTCTTCCTGGGAGAGATCACGCTGTTCAGCCTGATCGTGCTGATCATCACCGGGATCCTGCTGGCGCTCGCGTACGAGCCCAGCAACTCGCTCGTCGTCAACTCCTTCGACCCCGGCACCAAGGCCGACCCGAATCTGGTGCCCGCCGCGTACCACTCGGCCCTGAAGATCAACGCCATGCCCTTCGGGGACATGCTGCGCCGGATCCACCACTGGATGGCCAACATCATGGTCGCCGCTGCCGTCATTCACATGATGCGCATCTACTTCACGGGCGCGTTCAAGAAACCCCGCGAGATCAACTGGTGGATCGGCATGCTGCTGCTGATATTCGCATCGCTGACTGCTGTGACCGGCTACATCCTCCCCTACGACAACTACGCGTACAACACCGTCAGCGTGATCTACGCCATCACCAAGTCCGTGCCCTGGGTGGGCGACTGGCTGGCGCAGGCCGCGTTCGCGGGCCGTTTCCCTGGTGAGGGGATCATCCCCCGTATCTACGGCTATCACATCATGCTGCTGCCCGGCATCCTGCTGGCCCTGACCGGCGCGCACATGCTGATCATGATCAAGCAGAAGCACACCCAGCCGCAGTACGCCAAGCGTCTGGCCTACAAGAAGATCGTGGGCGTGCCGCTCATGACCCAGCAGACCCCCATCATGCTGATGCTGGCCCTGCTGTTCACTGGTCTGGTCGTGCTGTTCGCGGCGTTCATCCCAGTTCACCCGGTCGAGTACTACGGGCCGCCTAGCCCCGATCCGATCAGCGGGATTAAACCCGACTGGTACCTGCTGTGGGTCTTCGGGGCCCTGGCCATCATCCCCGGCTTTGAACTGGAAGTGCTGGGCGGCGTGATCAGCGCCGAGTTCGTGGGGGCCATGGTCTTCCCCGGCATCATCATGGCGGCCATGTTCGCGGTGCCCATGCTGGACCGCAGCAAGGACAACATGTACTACGCTGAGAACCCCACCAATCACCCGGTGCGGCTGGGTGCAGGCGTGGCGTTCCTGGTGATGATGATCGTGCTGTCGGTCGCGGGCTACAAGATCGAGCTGATTCAGAGTGGCATTCTGTCCTCTGCGAATGCCAATACCATCCTGTGGATCCTGACGATTGGCCTGCCGGCCATCAGCTACTTCGCGACGATCGGCATCGTACGTCTGATCCGCGCCATCCGCGAGGCGGACGAGCGCGACGCGCTGGCCCACGCCCACGCAGACGACTGA
- a CDS encoding ubiquinol-cytochrome c reductase iron-sulfur subunit, whose protein sequence is MTRYKKQDPEITRRKFINVAMGTGAGVGVLSLVSALGSAKPAFRLTPEKAPPIKGDILVHASADKEGQPIRVSELSEQGVSAWPMGKDKEGNNVIRKGEPNNQLAVYRFERDRFKVPEEGGHAHVVLELNGITEQGVVAYSNKCTHAGCAVPNDPNDATKLFCPCHSGQYDLLQGCKVVGGPPPRSMPQLPIKLDNDQLVVTETFVTAPYGFLNEADWETYLEQVKEIIG, encoded by the coding sequence ATGACCCGTTACAAGAAGCAAGATCCGGAAATCACGCGCCGCAAGTTCATCAACGTGGCCATGGGCACCGGCGCCGGTGTGGGCGTCCTGAGCCTCGTGAGTGCCCTGGGCAGTGCCAAGCCCGCCTTCCGCCTGACCCCCGAGAAGGCCCCCCCCATCAAGGGTGACATCCTGGTGCATGCCTCGGCCGACAAGGAAGGCCAGCCGATCCGTGTGTCGGAACTCAGCGAGCAGGGCGTGTCCGCCTGGCCGATGGGCAAGGACAAGGAAGGCAATAACGTCATCCGCAAGGGTGAGCCGAACAACCAGCTGGCTGTCTACCGTTTCGAGCGCGACCGCTTCAAGGTGCCCGAAGAAGGCGGTCACGCACATGTGGTGCTAGAACTGAACGGCATCACTGAGCAGGGTGTCGTGGCCTACTCGAACAAGTGCACCCACGCTGGCTGCGCAGTTCCCAACGATCCCAACGACGCCACCAAGCTGTTCTGCCCCTGCCATTCCGGGCAGTATGACCTGCTGCAAGGCTGTAAGGTCGTGGGCGGTCCACCCCCCCGCTCCATGCCGCAGCTGCCCATCAAACTGGACAACGACCAGCTGGTCGTGACCGAAACGTTCGTGACGGCACCCTACGGCTTCCTGAACGAAGCTGACTGGGAAACCTACCTCGAGCAGGTCAAGGAGATCATCGGATGA